One Arthrobacter sp. StoSoilB19 DNA window includes the following coding sequences:
- a CDS encoding DUF3040 domain-containing protein gives MPLSEFEKRELELIGHGLEEEDPGFAALLGRDAFVLSLRTRVRRGLLLFAAGVGVLLLGLVVRAPYLGIAGFAVMNGGAYWAIKDLRWSLRANHRHVAQLEGNNE, from the coding sequence GTGCCGCTCTCTGAATTTGAAAAACGCGAACTCGAACTGATCGGCCATGGCCTGGAGGAGGAAGACCCCGGATTCGCGGCCCTGCTCGGAAGGGATGCCTTCGTACTGTCGCTTCGCACCCGCGTCAGGCGCGGACTCCTGCTTTTCGCGGCGGGCGTGGGCGTCCTGCTCCTTGGCCTGGTGGTCCGGGCGCCCTACCTGGGCATCGCAGGCTTCGCCGTCATGAACGGCGGAGCGTACTGGGCCATCAAAGACCTCCGCTGGTCCTTGCGGGCCAACCACCGGCATGTCGCCCAACTGGAAGGCAACAACGAATGA
- a CDS encoding hemerythrin domain-containing protein: protein MNTNGGNGTEAGSEARALQAVEAHHADMLRQLNALVGLLTEAVEAWDPAAGQETQAALLDWCDTVLVPHALAEEGPLYSGPHGLPEAKLLVDGMLAEHQVIVGLVEELRTAEGVAAAVAAGAIQRIFALHLDKENRLLMPFIIQSPGLSLAQAVEGLHELVGEGAAHHHGDGQHSH from the coding sequence ATGAACACCAACGGCGGTAACGGCACGGAAGCCGGCTCCGAGGCGCGTGCGCTGCAGGCGGTGGAAGCCCACCATGCCGACATGCTGCGGCAACTGAACGCGCTGGTGGGACTGCTGACGGAGGCCGTGGAGGCATGGGACCCTGCCGCCGGACAGGAAACGCAGGCTGCGTTGCTGGACTGGTGCGACACGGTGCTGGTGCCGCACGCCCTGGCAGAAGAAGGGCCGCTGTACAGCGGGCCCCACGGCCTGCCGGAAGCGAAGCTGCTGGTGGACGGCATGCTGGCCGAGCATCAGGTCATCGTGGGCCTGGTTGAAGAGCTCAGGACCGCCGAAGGCGTTGCTGCCGCCGTGGCCGCCGGGGCCATCCAACGGATTTTCGCCCTGCACCTGGACAAGGAGAACCGCCTCCTGATGCCCTTCATCATCCAATCCCCCGGCCTGTCACTCGCACAGGCAGTCGAAGGGCTTCACGAACTGGTGGGGGAAGGCGCGGCTCACCATCATGGGGACGGCCAGCACAGCCACTAG